CGGCAAGGCCACCGACGATATCACGGCCCAGGTGGCTGAAATGCAAGGCGCGACAGATGTCGCCGTGGCCGCCATCGAGGAAATCGACACGGTCATCAGCGACGTTCAGGAAATTGCCGCAACAATCTCGGCGGCGATCGAACAGCAGAGCGTGGCAACGGTCGAAATCGCCCGCAGCATGGAAGAGGCTTCCCAGTCCGCTTTGGTGGTGTCCGACAATATCACCGAGGTCCGTGGTGCGGCAGAGGCCACCGGCGCAAGCGCACAGCGCATGTCGACCTCCTCGGCGGCCCTGTCCGACCAGTCCAAACAGTTGGAGACCGGGGTGGATCACTTCCTGAGGACCCTGCGTCGGGAATAGGCAGGACTGCACCTTTCCGATTATCAGACAGAACCCCGGCCCAGTGCCGGGGTTTTGCTGTTGTCCACAGACACCTGTTGATCTGTTATAGTTTCACCGCAAGCATTTCGACCTGGGGGAAGGCATGTATGTGACGATGAAACCGCCGCCGGGGCTGCAACCTTTCGTGGCGCGCTTCTGGACCAATGCCGATGACGGGCAGGCGGCTTCTTCCGGCGCGGTAATCACGCGTGAGGCGGTCCTGCCCAGTGGGATGGCGCATCTGGCGATCCGGCTGTCGGATGCATCCTTTGACATTTCAGACAGCAACGGGGCATTGCGGGCCGGGCCGATGGTTGCCTGCGGCCTGCGCAGCCAGCCCTATTACCGCCTTCGCGGGGAGCCGGTCATTTCCGTGGGGGTACAGCTTCGCCCCGGCGCGGGGCCGGTCCTGTTCGGGATGCCCGCCGATGAAATGGCCGATATGCATGTGCCCTTGGATGACCTCTGGGGGCGCTTTGCCCATGAACTGCGGGAGCGTCTGGCGGAGGCCCCGACGGCGGATGAGCGCCTTACCTTGTTCGCGCGGCTTCTGGAAAGCCGTTTGCAGCGGGCGAGGGGGATGCATCCGGCGGTGGCGCTTGCCCTGCACCGCTTTGCGGATCGGGTGGATGTGGCGGCCGTGGTTGAGGAGACCGACTACAGCCACCGTCATTTCAATGTCCTGTTCCGTCAGGCCGTGGGCCTGTCGCCCAAACGCTATTGCCGGATTTTGCGGTTCAGGGAGGCGCTGGAAAGTCTGGCGGCAAGCCCGGAACAGGCTCCGGCAGAGCTTGCCCTGGACCAGGGGTACAGCGACCAGGCGCATTTTAACCGTGATTTCCGCGCCTTTGCCCATATGACACCCGGTGCCTACCGGCGCAGCCGCCCCAACGCCGTCTTTCACGTGCCGTTTGAGGAAAGTGAAATCCCGTGAGGTCAAATTCCTTCAATACGGCGCATGCGGAGGGCGGGTATTTTCCAACCTCTCGATAACCCAAGGGGTGAAGGGCAGACCATGAAAATTCACGACGTATATCCCTATCTGCATGTGAAGAACTGCGACAAGGCGATTGAATTCTGCAAGCAGGCTTTCGGGGTGACCGAGCTGTTCCGGCTGACGGAGCCGGGAGGGCGCATCGGCCATGTGGAACTGGATTTCGGCGGAACGACCATCATGATGGCCGATGAGTTCCCCGAATGCCATATTCAAAGTCCGCAAACGGTGGGCGGCCCGTCGGCCACGATCCATCTGCATGTGGATGATGCGGATGCCTGCATTGCGCGCGCGGTTGACGCCGGGGCGACGGTTCAGCAGGAACCACAGGACTGGTTCTATGGTGAGCGGTCGGGCACGATCATCGATCCTTTCGGCCATCGCTGGAATATCGGACACAGTATCGAGGCGGTGGAGCCGGAAGAGATGCAGCGGCGCTATAACGCCATGCTGGCGGAAGACGCCTGAAAAACGATATGGCAGAAAAAAGCGGGGGTGGCTGAGGGGCCACCCCCGTCTCAGTTGAGCCGCAGGGTTGGCATTACTGTCTGATCGAGGTCAGGAATTCGTCCATGGTGTTTTGCAGGCGGGTCGCCTGATCGGTCAGGCCTCGGGTGGCGCTGTGCATGGCTGTGGCCGCAGAACCGGAGGAGGCCGCCGCATCGCGCAATTCGCCAATCGTACCGGTCACTTCCGATGTGCCGGAGGCGGCACGTTGCACATTTTCCGCGATCTCATGGGTGGCCTCGCCCTGCTGGTCGATGGAGCTTGCGATTTCCACGGTGATTTCGGAGATTTCCTGGATCACTTCGCGGATCGACTGGATCGCGGACACGGCCTCTTTGGTAGTGCCCTGGATCTGGTTCACATGTTCGGAGATTTCCACCGTGGCCTTGCCGGTCTGGGTGGCGAGGCTTTTGACCTCGTTGGCGACCACGGCAAAGCCCTTGCCCGCATCTCCGGCCCGCGCCGCCTCGATGGTGGCGTTCAACGCAAGCAGGTTGGTCTGTTCGGCAATGTCCTGGATCAGGGTCACGACCGCGACGATCTTGTCGGCAGCTTCCGACAGGCTGCCGACGGTGGCGTCGGTGCGGCCAGCCCGGTCGACGGCGGATTGTGCGATTTCGGACGACCGTCCGGCGCGCTGGCGGATTTGCTGGATGGAAGAGGAGAGTTCTTCTGCCGCTGCTGCCACGGCGCCGACGTTGTCCGACGCACCCTGGGCGGCACCGGCCACGGCGTTGGTGCGGTTTTCGGCCTGTTCGGAGGCACCGCGCAGGCGGTTGGCATTCTGGTCCAATTCGCCGGTCATGGTCGCAATGGTGTCGGCGACTTCTTTCACACCCCGTTCCAGATCATCGGCCAGTTGAAGCTGTGCGTTGCGCTTTTCTTCGGCCATGGCCTCTGCCTGGGCGTCCTGCTGACGGCGCAGGTCCTCGTTTTCCAACAGCTTTTCCTTGAAGCTGTGGAAGGCGGCGGCGACTTTGCCGATTTCATCGCGGCTTTTCACCGCCACGTCTGCGGTCATGTCACCGGCAGCCAGCGCATTGAGGGCTTCCGCCACTTTGGACAGGGGGCGTGAAATGGCGCTGCGCACGATCCAGATCGTCAGGGTGGCGGCGACCGTCAGGGCAATGACACTGAAGACCAGCATGAACTGGCTGGCTTCTTTCTCCTGTGCCTCTGCGCGGGCAACGGCCTGTTTTGTTTCGGACTCAAGATTGCCGAGCAGTTCCTGAAGCTGTTCGCCAAGCGCCGCCTCAAGTGTCTTGAGGTCTTCTTCCATTTTGACGGCGGTCAGGAAGGACCCCTCCTCGATATAGCTGAAGACGCTGCCGGCCTGCTTGTCGAAGGCGGCATGGGCCTCCGCGATTTTGTCCAGCCCCGTCAGGACGGCCTGGAAGCGGGCGGTTGTTTCGGCATCCGGGTTCCCGTCCAGTACGTTCCGGGCGATGCCCTTGGCATCCGTCAGATTTTCCGCGATCAGTTCGGACTGTTGCTGGAAGGCGGCGACACGTGTCTTGTAGATTTTTTCCGCATCGTCGTCATAGATCACTTCCTCGCCGACGCGCATGGTGCCTTCCAACTGGCGGCCCTGTTCCAGGTTATGCAGGTGGATTTCGCGCACCGCGGATGCAATCGGCATGGCGTTGTTGGCCAGGCGGTTCACCTGTTCGCCGATGGCGGCGATATTGGTCTGGGCGACGATGGCGGAAACGATGAACAACAAAAAGGCAAAACCGACAACGGCGTAGATGCGCATCGCGACCGTCAGCCCGCCCTTCCCGGGTTTGTTGGTGTTCATTCCTTCCGCAAGGCCGCCTATGTCCGCCGGAGCGGCCGCAATGTCCGTCATGCCCAAAACTCCCCTGTGTGATGGCTGATTATTGGATGCGGGTTGTCCTTATTGGTTTTTCATTACGTATTTGTTGCATATCTGTGACAGTTTTCCATAGCCAAATCAGATCGAATTTTCCTTAAATCTCAACTTATTATCCTGGTCTATTCCTGTTATATACTGGGGCTATGAAATGCAGGGTGTGGGGCCGCGCCGTCTTTTCAAGTGCGGGCGGTTGTGTTACCCCCTGACCGGTTTATGGCTGGTTTGCCCCTGATAGGGTGCGCCTGGCCCGGGTTAGCGGAAGCGGATTCAATGCGAAATTTTCTGGATTTTGAACAGCCTATTGCTGAACTGGAAGGCAAGGTAGAAGAGCTGCGCCACCTCGCCGGTGACGGCGAGATGAATATTGCCGACGAGATTGGCAAGCTGCAGACCAAGGCCGACAAATTGTTGCGCCAGACCTATGCCAAACTGACGCCCTGGCAGAAGGTACAGGTCGCACGGCATCAGGACCGGCCGCATTTCGGCGACTATGTCTCCACATTGATCGAAGATTTCACGCCGTTGGCGGGTGATCGCGGTTTCGCCGAAGACAAGGCGATCCAGGGCGGTATGGGCCGGTTCCGCGGCCAGTCCTGCGTTGTGATCGGTCATGAGAAAGGCCACGACACCCAGTCCCGCGTGGCGCATAACTTCGGTATGGCACGCCCGGAAGGCTATCGTAAGGCGATCCGCCTGATGGAAATGGCTGACCGTTTCGACCTGCCGGTGATCACGCTGGTTGACACTGCCGGTGCCTATCCGGGGGTTGGCGCGGAAGAACGCGGCCAGGCGGAAGCCATTGCACGTTCCATCGAGAAATGCCTCGAGATCAAGACGCCGCTTGTCGCCACGATCATCGGTGAAGGCGGGTCCGGCGGGGCCATTGCATTGGCGGCTGCGGACAGTGTCCTGATGATGGAACATTCCATCTATTCTGTGATTTCGCCGGAAGGCTGTGCCTCGATCCTGTGGCGCAGCGCCGAACATGCCCAGACCGCGGCGGAGGCCCTGCGCCTGACCGCACAGGATCTGGAAAAGCTGAAGATTATCGACCGGATTGTGGCGGAACCGATGGGCGGTGCGCACCGTGACCCGTCCGAGGCGATCATCTCCCTGGGCAATGTCATCGAGGATGAGCTTAAAAAGCTGACCGCGATGGACGGCGCCAGCCTGCGCAAGCGCCGGCGTGAGAAATTCCTGGCGATTGGCCGGGACCTCTAAGCATCATGATCGGGGGGCGGATATTCGCGATGCTGTCCCCCGCCGTGCTTTTGTCGGCCTGCACGCTCGTTCCCTTTGAAAAAGAAGCGCCGGAAGACTGCTATTGGGTCACCCTGACAGCGGAGGGGGATTATTGCCAGGCCGCCCGTGATCAGGATAACAAACTGCTTAGCTTCTATGCCGATATGAACGGCTATAATCTCGATGATGAGGTCTGCATCTGTGGTAAGCCTGCGGCCATGTCCCACTGCAAGACCGGCCAGCCGATGG
The Aestuariispira ectoiniformans genome window above contains:
- a CDS encoding helix-turn-helix domain-containing protein; translated protein: MYVTMKPPPGLQPFVARFWTNADDGQAASSGAVITREAVLPSGMAHLAIRLSDASFDISDSNGALRAGPMVACGLRSQPYYRLRGEPVISVGVQLRPGAGPVLFGMPADEMADMHVPLDDLWGRFAHELRERLAEAPTADERLTLFARLLESRLQRARGMHPAVALALHRFADRVDVAAVVEETDYSHRHFNVLFRQAVGLSPKRYCRILRFREALESLAASPEQAPAELALDQGYSDQAHFNRDFRAFAHMTPGAYRRSRPNAVFHVPFEESEIP
- a CDS encoding VOC family protein, with amino-acid sequence MKIHDVYPYLHVKNCDKAIEFCKQAFGVTELFRLTEPGGRIGHVELDFGGTTIMMADEFPECHIQSPQTVGGPSATIHLHVDDADACIARAVDAGATVQQEPQDWFYGERSGTIIDPFGHRWNIGHSIEAVEPEEMQRRYNAMLAEDA
- a CDS encoding methyl-accepting chemotaxis protein; protein product: MTDIAAAPADIGGLAEGMNTNKPGKGGLTVAMRIYAVVGFAFLLFIVSAIVAQTNIAAIGEQVNRLANNAMPIASAVREIHLHNLEQGRQLEGTMRVGEEVIYDDDAEKIYKTRVAAFQQQSELIAENLTDAKGIARNVLDGNPDAETTARFQAVLTGLDKIAEAHAAFDKQAGSVFSYIEEGSFLTAVKMEEDLKTLEAALGEQLQELLGNLESETKQAVARAEAQEKEASQFMLVFSVIALTVAATLTIWIVRSAISRPLSKVAEALNALAAGDMTADVAVKSRDEIGKVAAAFHSFKEKLLENEDLRRQQDAQAEAMAEEKRNAQLQLADDLERGVKEVADTIATMTGELDQNANRLRGASEQAENRTNAVAGAAQGASDNVGAVAAAAEELSSSIQQIRQRAGRSSEIAQSAVDRAGRTDATVGSLSEAADKIVAVVTLIQDIAEQTNLLALNATIEAARAGDAGKGFAVVANEVKSLATQTGKATVEISEHVNQIQGTTKEAVSAIQSIREVIQEISEITVEIASSIDQQGEATHEIAENVQRAASGTSEVTGTIGELRDAAASSGSAATAMHSATRGLTDQATRLQNTMDEFLTSIRQ
- a CDS encoding acetyl-CoA carboxylase carboxyltransferase subunit alpha produces the protein MRNFLDFEQPIAELEGKVEELRHLAGDGEMNIADEIGKLQTKADKLLRQTYAKLTPWQKVQVARHQDRPHFGDYVSTLIEDFTPLAGDRGFAEDKAIQGGMGRFRGQSCVVIGHEKGHDTQSRVAHNFGMARPEGYRKAIRLMEMADRFDLPVITLVDTAGAYPGVGAEERGQAEAIARSIEKCLEIKTPLVATIIGEGGSGGAIALAAADSVLMMEHSIYSVISPEGCASILWRSAEHAQTAAEALRLTAQDLEKLKIIDRIVAEPMGGAHRDPSEAIISLGNVIEDELKKLTAMDGASLRKRRREKFLAIGRDL